Proteins from one Tsuneonella aeria genomic window:
- a CDS encoding Rieske 2Fe-2S domain-containing protein yields MGTTAEYGLGEFTFPRGWFMVADATKVQDTPFNARYFGEDMVIYRGKSGKVYAVAAYCPHMGTHLGKNSTSYVVQDREHIDGEGIRCPYHAWRFDGATGQCDDIPYSPAAIPKAACVKTWPVKERAGIIWLWHDAEGGAPDYDVPAFEDWDNPEWVQWEVDDLGTLACHPQEVIDNMTDKAHLTPVHGSIDMERFVNRFDDHVVRQYLVAGHKTLISDGDGMMINDTWYTGPGILQSTMLGEYPSLMLICHTPVDDGVIYVWHALLVKTPDVEMARGYQAASLAAFSQDFEIWGNKRACINPLMVKGDGPFHKVRIWYRQFYNPRARAAEFQARVNGEIETSGTRNSPWPDAA; encoded by the coding sequence ATGGGCACGACTGCCGAATACGGATTGGGCGAATTCACGTTTCCGCGTGGATGGTTCATGGTCGCCGATGCCACGAAGGTGCAGGACACGCCCTTCAACGCGCGTTATTTTGGCGAAGACATGGTGATCTACCGCGGCAAGAGCGGCAAGGTCTATGCGGTCGCTGCCTATTGCCCGCACATGGGCACTCACCTTGGCAAGAACTCCACATCGTATGTGGTGCAGGACCGGGAGCATATCGACGGGGAGGGTATCCGTTGCCCCTACCACGCCTGGCGCTTCGACGGTGCGACGGGCCAGTGCGATGACATTCCCTATTCACCCGCCGCAATTCCCAAGGCCGCCTGTGTAAAGACATGGCCGGTGAAGGAACGCGCCGGGATCATCTGGCTGTGGCACGACGCGGAAGGCGGCGCGCCGGACTATGACGTGCCGGCGTTCGAAGACTGGGACAATCCCGAATGGGTCCAGTGGGAGGTGGACGATCTCGGCACCCTGGCCTGTCATCCCCAGGAAGTCATCGACAACATGACCGACAAGGCGCACCTGACGCCGGTCCATGGATCGATCGACATGGAGCGTTTCGTCAACCGGTTCGACGATCATGTCGTCCGCCAGTACCTCGTGGCCGGGCACAAGACGCTGATCAGCGACGGCGACGGCATGATGATCAATGATACCTGGTACACGGGGCCGGGCATCCTGCAGTCCACCATGCTCGGCGAGTATCCCTCGCTCATGCTGATCTGCCACACGCCGGTGGACGATGGTGTGATCTACGTATGGCACGCGCTGCTGGTCAAAACGCCGGACGTTGAGATGGCCCGCGGTTATCAGGCGGCCAGTCTTGCCGCGTTCTCCCAGGACTTCGAGATCTGGGGCAACAAGCGCGCCTGTATCAACCCGTTGATGGTGAAGGGTGACGGGCCGTTCCACAAGGTGCGCATCTGGTATCGCCAGTTCTACAATCCCCGGGCCCGTGCCGCAGAGTTCCAGGCCCGGGTCAACGGCGAAATCGAAACGAGCGGCACCCGTAATTCGCCCTGGCCAGACGCGGCCTGA